The Salvia splendens isolate huo1 chromosome 20, SspV2, whole genome shotgun sequence nucleotide sequence ATTACTCATTCTAGGACCATTAATTAAATCACCACTTTAGTATATACGGTGGAACAGATAGATTGACTATTGGGGCAGTTGATCTATCATTGCATATGGCCTACCTACTCCCTTatcctatttattttatttattcatttattattgGTTTCGTTGGAAAGTCTCTGATATTTGACATCTTCAATAAGTACTTACATAAAAATAGAATGTGGGTGTGATTGTTTACAAACAGAAAACATGGATTCGgtatttttggttttatttgtaTTCCTAGAAACTTTTTTACTTTTCAATAGAGGAAATTAAGGATTATGGACTTGTTAGTGCAAGCAAAAATCTTAAAAGATGTGAAACAGATTTAATTGCGTGCTTAATATTATAAATTCCATGCCTTTTTATAGTACTGCACCACTTCATCATGTTATGGACCATCTGAAATTAATATCACAGCTTTCAACCCTATAAATGAAAGTAACATTTCTTGTTACGTGGCGCTCTATAATTCGTCTCGCATTATTTCTATGTACTACCTCACCGACAGTTCATATTTGctatcttatttattttatggaaATTGGTAAGAAAAACcatgaaattttataaaaatatgatatttattactccacatttgttatattaaaaatgaaacatttttctttttaggtaAGTCTATTAGAAATGAAATGTTTCCTAAAGTAGAAATAATTTCGTCTCTACTTttccatctcttttactttactctttttttctttaacttacaaaataacattgcataaaatctcgtgccgaaaataAATGTtccatatttattgggacggagggagtataatttttaaaaatgatctTAAAAAGTATTTCAGTGCCAAATTTACATACTAGAGTTTATAACATTAATTTCCCTATGTGCGATAGAGTATCCTTATTATCATCATCAGTTTTATCTTTCCCACAAAACAGATTACGTGTATGTTTTTTAGCattcaataaaaaatttatgCTAGAATTTATCTTTAGTGGGAAATCCGCACAATTTGAAAAATTAGTGATTTTTTAAAACCTCTTTtaaaaattgtgaaaaataCCAGATCTTatgaaagttcatgatttttctaatcaatttctctttatttttactATCATCCTCTCATTAGAACCGACTCGTATTAGTTTTAGGAATAATACACTATCTAAACtgatttatagtatatttttgtAGTTTACTTTTCTAATATATTCTGTctgtatttttctattttattttttctgtaATTTATGAGTGTTTAAAATTGTGTTGTTAAACAGTATGTGAGCTAGGGGCAGAGGACTCGAGCCGAAACATAGTAGAAATAATCTTCAAATCAAGCTGGCTGAAGAAAGACAACCCGATTTGCAAGATCGACCGCATCCTCAAAGTCCAAAACACGCAGCGCACCATCCAGCGCTTCGAGGACTACCGCGACGCCGTCAAGtcacgcgccgccgccgccgccaccaagcGCAGCGCCCGCTGCGCCGCCGACGGCAACGAGCTCCTCCGCTTCTTCTCCTCCACCCTCACCTGCTCCCTCGGCGCCCGCGGCTCTTCCTCCCTCTGCGCCGCCATCCCGGCCTGCGGCGTCTGCACCGTCATCCGCCACGGCTTCCACGGCGCCAAGTCCGCCGCCGGCATCCGCACCACCGCCAGCAGCGGACGCGCCCACGACTCCCTCGCCAGCGCCGGGCGCCGCGCCATGCTCGTCTGCCGCGTCATCGCCGGCCGGGTCAAGCGCGACCCCGGCGAGGACGACGGCGATGGCGATGGCGATGGGACCGGGTCGTACGACTCCGTCTCCGGGGGCGCCGGAGTCTACTCGAATATGGAGGAGTTGAACGTGTTTAGCTCGAGGGCGATTTTGCCTTGCTTTGTGGTGATATACAAAGCGCTTGAAtgatagtactatttttaatgtgcaattataaacttttttttttcttcatattttggTACGTCTCTTATTGCTATGTTACTTTACTTGTACCAATCGTGTATATATGTGGAATAATGAGTATATACATGATTTGTATGTGTAATGTAGTTGTCTCGTTAGGTGCAATAGAGTTTGTAACACATGAATTGATTAAAGAAAGGGTATAATTAGTTGTGTTTTACAGTATACTTGTTGTAGCTTAAAATATGGAGTGGGTGGAATCAATCCATGTAAATAGTTGTGGGTTGGCTTGTAGAGTTAAAGCTGATCTATTTCTGTTTGGTATTTACGgtttttgttattattattgttgttttcAGTGCCATGTTTATTCACGTGTGCATCTCTTTCTAGTTTGTAAAATACTCCAATACTCAATAGTACTTTGTTACAGTATCCGGTCCTCATTTATGATCTCATATTTAACGCATgtttcaaaaattatttaagtttattataataatagaaaaaaagttaaatatgaattttatttttatattattaaatttataataatttggAATGTcataaattaatgaaatatgaagttcatttatcaaaaatagtaaaaatgatatgAGACAATTAACTGTGACCGAAAACGGGACAACTAATGGGACCGGAGGTGGTTTCAAATATTTCATGTTATCTTTTTGGATATTCAATGTCTCATTTCACATTTACTATTTTGGATAAATGAAATCTTATTCAAATAATTCATTTCAATCaaattattgtaaattaaaagtaaataactaaataaatcaCTAAAGATGATCCAATATAGTTTGTTCCAAACTTTTTCAAAaactaaattataaataataaaaattgtaattttcacaATTTTCTCATACTTCTCTGTTACGATGAAATACGAGATGATTTGGAAATTTATGGAACAAAAGTAAAACGATGAATATTACATAGTAATTATCTAAACAATGAGACATTTTTGGGTAAATTCCTCAAACATTAGGAAAGAATTGATTCTTTGCCTTTAAGGGAAGGATGAGAAAAATGAACATAACTCCACATTTGTAAAAAAGATCTTATGATTGTAAAGCTTGTAATACACTTTATATTATAGTTTATATATCACAGATGGATGAATGAACGGTATAAAAATTTACCCTTGTGACATCTCTTGATTACCATTTGATATGGTATTAAAGCACACGGCAAGGAAAAACACTCGAGCTCTGAACCACCAAGGAGCAATTAAGTGAAATACCAAAAGCCACAAACACCATAATGATATACACACGACTCACTAtatataatactccttccgttccatagTATCGATacgcaatttaagaaaaatatgtTAAGTGactaaagtaaaaaaagaataaagtatgaaatgaaaaagatagagagatgaagagagaataaagtaagagagagtaaagtaagtgagaagaaatgcgTTGACTttgactaaaaaggaaaataactgCACTACTATGAAatatactaaaatgacaaaatgattctAAGCCTCTACTACTATAGAATGAAGGGAGTACTCATTTTGTTCCACTATAAGGGAGACAATTTTTTTGGGCTTGGAGATTAAGAGTTtttccctccgtccaccaatacAAGAGGAGTTTTGACccagcacgggttttaagaaaaaaatagtcAAATTATTGTTAGTGGATTGTCGGATTCATTTCTCAAATTagaaagtttcaatttttcgaAAGCGGACCAAAAAGGCaagagtttctattttaggaaatagaTTGAGTATTATATTATCTATTTATGTCCATGTATGGTTTTGCTTTAATTACCCTTTCTTCCCAGCTTCTTATATCCTCCCCAGTCGATAGAGAGCGAGAACATTAggagtcttaggagcttttaggaatTACAAATCTAGAATTGACGCCCATAGTGTCTATAATCCACTGTGGGCTGAAAAtatttatgtgactcgttctagtgaTGTATGAATTGTGATAGGGCATTGTGGTTGGAACTTGTataaaccataactgtgaaagcatATCCCTGAAATTCTCTTATTTCATTTGTTTTATCTCTATTAATTTACTTGcaattgtttattttctttctaatttacttttaaaaaaCCAAAAATCTCTACTTCTCCAAATAGTAGAAAAATCTTAGAAGAAGATAGACAGTCCGTGATCGTTTttcctgtgttcgatatccggtactaacctttagctatactaggtttaccatgtatacttgcatatatttttaatgctaataaaaagtgcatcactaCAGAGTCCCATGATCAGGCTTGCGAATCCAGCGATATAGCCTCACCGTCAGACCGGTCTATGGTTCCTGAGGTTGGCAACTCTGAGAACACTAACACCCCTCAATTCAGTTCTGACCATATGAGACCATATGAGACAGGGCTACAGAATAACTGAGGAATCTACTATGAGTTGTAGGAGTTGTACAAGGGGTGTTCCACCCAAGAGATACTCAGCTAATTGGAAGAGGCAAAAAGCAAGGTACTCTATGACAAATCTATAGTGGGAACTCTGACTGAGATGGCTCGAGCTTTTGAAGTAGCCTTGCATGAGAAGAGACAATGAAACATAAACACTAGCGGGAGGCGATGAAAAAAGAAATGGATGCACTTGTCAGAAACAACACTCGAGTGAAATGCAGCTTGCTAGATGGAAAAAAACCTGTAGGGTGCCTATGGATTTTCACTATCAAACGCCGAGTAGACAGGTCAATTGAGAGATACAAAGCATAATTGGTGGAAAAATGGTACACTCAAACCTACGGGATCGACTATGAGGAAACTTTCTCTCCtgtagtaaaaataaataaggtCAAAATTTGCTTTCAATAGCCTCTTGCAAGGATTGAAAACTACACCAATTTGACGTATTGAACTCCTTCCTACATGGAGAACTAAAGAAAAATGAGGAGGTGTACATGGAAGCCCCTCTACGGACTAAAACAGTCCCTAAGAGTGTAGTTTGGGAGATTTTCACAAGCAATGATCAAATATAGGTACATTCAAAGTCATAAAAAGAATGGGTACATTCAAATATGAGAGATTTTTAGAACACTCTCTATTTCTAAAGAGAAGGGGTGACAAGCTAGCCTGTTTGATCATCTGTGTAGATAGGAGATGATGGGGAGGAGGTTGAAGACAAAAAGAAATTTGTCCcaagaattcgagatgaaagatctcGGAGCTCTCAAATATTAGGAATTGAAATGCTTGCATCCATAGAAGGAATATTTCTacgacagaagaagtatatATTAGACCTCCTTGCCGAAACTAGGCTGCTAGATTTGTCACTACCctcatttcctaaggatagaaaacttAAGTGATCGCGACTGAGGAAGAAAGATAAGAAGCGGAGAGAAAAGAAATGGGGGGGGGATGAGAACTATGGGGAAGCAATACATCAAAACCAAAGGAGACTCGTCATATATCGGAGTATGGTTTCACAGAAGTCAATCTTCACAACGAGACTTGAATCAATAAAGGATATAACACGAATCACAATATTGTGTCGATTCAAACTCAATGTGTGAAGATCCAATGCATTCTACATCAACCAAAGGCTTCAAAACTCGACCTCAACACCCACCACAGGTCCATCATTAGCTAAACCTGCGCATAAGAAAAACACATGCAGAGCTGAGCAGTTAGTGAAGTTGGGGTTTTTCTTTATAAATTCCCAAGACACTAAATAtctttccattttttaaaaaattgacatACTTGGGgattggcacgagattttatgcgaTGTAGTTTTGTGTATTAGGTGGAgatagaaaatagtatatttatattaatgtgagagagcttttttcaaaaaaaggaaatgtgacatcttttgtaggACAAGCTAAAAAGGAAAGTCTAACATCTATTATGGAATGGATGGAGTACCAAATTgttgtgaaccgggaatgtgacCACATTCCACGACGTTCACTGAACTGGTCAACACGTATTAGCTCACATTTCATGGTGTAAACTAGCTAAGCAGGGTTTGCGGCCCATACTTCTGCATTTTCTCACACATAATGAGCCCATAATTCCATAAAGGCAATTAGCCCCGACCATCTAGCCTCAGATAGAcaaatcataaaacaaaatcaTAGCAAGAcaaacatttcatttttcacGAAGCGTAAAATAGTTTATCATTTTTCCCATACACAATGCTTAGAAAAGACCCACCGTAAggtagttcgaaagcccacctcaaacgctTAGGTGATTCCTTAACACAGATCTTGTACTTCGACATAAAATCGCTTGAGAAAAACCTTTTCACATAATTCACAATTAGCACAAAAATAACACTTAGCAAATAAATGCATGCGTCAAGGTTATTTTGATTTTCAGTGGCCGCCTGTGGCATCGCGGTGACGCCGGTCGGACGCTTTCGCTTTTATTAACTCACACCCTTTGCCCCTTGATGCATACAAAGTCCGACAATTTCATTACCATAAAAACTACAATTAAGGGTCCATTCCGTacacggaattggaattggaattctatGTAATTGAATTTACCAAATCCTATGTTTGGTAAAATGAAGAATTGATATGAAATGGAATTGACATGTTTGGTAAATATGCACACACTaccacactacacacactacacatacttcacgcactacacacatttcacacactatacacacactacacatgtttcacatatttcacacacttcacaccctacacactacacacatttcacaaacttcacatactacacacactatacacacattacacacaaaataaatacactacatacactatacacaaaatatacacattgtacacacattacacacacttacAAATTTTACAcgaaatacacacactacacacacacttcacacaaactaaaatttcaaaaatagtTAAGTTTTACAGTTTTTTGGGTTGATTcagtttaaattttaaaaaaaatcagtttttttattcggttcggtttagagtgaaaaaataatctaaaagctggaatattttttaaaaataggatgcttgaaatgtgtgaaatgtgagTAGCGTTTGTAGTGTGTGACTTGTGTGTAGCGTGTGAAATGTGTAGTGTGCGTGaaatttatgtagtgtgtgaaatgtgttaAATATGTGTAGTATGCGAAAtgcatgtagtgtgtgtagtgtgtgaaacgtgttaaatatgtgtagtgtgtgaaatgtgttaAATATGTGTAGTGAGTGAAATGTGTacagtgtgtgaagtgtgttaACTGTAgtagtgtgaaatgtgtgtagtgtgtgaaatgtgtatagtgtgtgaagtgtatgaaatgtgagaaatgtgtgtagtgtgtgtagtatatgaaatgtgtgtagtgtgtgaagtgtgtgaagtgtTTGTTGTGGATATATAGTGAAATTTTATGACTATTTGGATTTTGGAGTTACAATTTTCTGCTTTTGATATGAAACTCAAACTGTGGAATCGGAAGATTTGGAATTGCAATTCATttccaaatccaaatatttttgtGATTCCGAACAATGGATATGGAATTGgaggctccaattccaatttcaaGCCTTCAATTTCATGATACCGAATGCACGCTAATTATTCACAAGAAGATTAtctcataaaataattaattaatagttcagggaaacaaataaataaacccAATCAATTAATTAACTATCCAACCAGCACAATAGGTATTACAACAATCAAACCGGTTACAGTCTAATTATCCAATCAAACCAGTTACGGTTTATCGATAAATCGTCCGGACTGTAAACTTTGGGCATCATGATGCACTATTTTTGAGCACTACAACTACTTTCAAGTATACAAGAAAGAAATAGTAtaactaaaggtcagtaccgggatatcgaactcAAGGAATATAATTACAACTAActatcatgtactaagcgtcgtatactatctagagaaacaagagtGTTTGGGTCGGATTAATTAACTAGGCAGAAATAAATAAAGCAAAGCATGCAAATAACCAAAGTAAATCAGGCAAAGAGTGGAATTCAAAGGATAGAGCTTTCACTAATATGGTTTACAAAAAACACAGTTATGATAGcctagcacagttcatactttATGGTTCACTAGAATGAGCTACATAAATATTGTTCATGCTGCACAAAGTAGATCACATTCACTAGGAGTGTCGatcctagatttgtaactcctaaaagcacATAAGACTCCTAGTGTTCtcgctctcaattaacagtgacGTTTtgagggaagctaattgtaacATCAACTAAGCTCTTCTAACTCGCAAACCTCCTTTTCACGATAATGTTGCAAGTCAATAGATCATcatagaatgtgtcactcaaacatgaagcaattatccaacacttagaatagaAGCGGAGTAATGAACAAAACGGATACAAAAAAGTGGAAttatataaactaataaaagttactaacgcATCCCAAAAATTCTTATAGTTTAGCTAATCATAGACAAATAGCAAAAAgtacaaattaaaatacaaaacataaagaaaaacaaacaaaacccaagatgaattgttgtgcaatcattagtcttctcttgccttgctCCAATCTCCATGAATGATGGATGGAACAATAGATGAagaattaggttatggggtatatataggcttgaaaaatgtttgaatttGGTAAAAGACGTCGTCCAAGTAATAGAAAAGATGGAAATTTCGTGCCTCATAGGTTAAAGGACAGATTTGGCTTCATAAGGTAATAGTTTCTTTCCTTTCTTGAATTTCCGCATAAATTCAGCTCTTGACAACATTGCACGACTTTGGTAAAATGGCGACAACTTTCTCCACgaaactccgattgagatgatCAACGTACCATCGCGAAGATCtttcgaagaagaagagaatggtGTAGAAAGACCACCTGATCAGAAGTCAGAATCACCAGAAAAATGTGTTTGGGACTGCCGCGCGCGAACAGGCCCAGCGGGCCGGTGGACAGCTTTCAAGCTCTTTGGAATGCTTTTCAGCTACCGATGGGTTGCCCTTTAGTTCCAACTTCCGAATATTGACCTTTTTATAACTTTTTCAGCTCAATTTTGCACATttatcacaaaacacgtcaaaataccaaaatggatcaaatatgcaaataatggacatataatgcaactttgacactaaAAAACGGATCAAATATTGGCCTTAAAACAGAGcgaaatccgagcgtatcacatCTCTACTCACGGCTAATCTCTCTTTTTCGCCAGTTGTCTCCGGTCACCGCCATCCGGTGCCGCTGTTGCCTGATCTCCGTGGACAACAGCTGTCGCTGCTTCAGCCGCCGCCACTACTGCTGCTATCATCCCCCGTTTAATTTTTGATTTTTAAGTTTGGCTCTTTATTATCTTGATTATATAAATgcaaaagatgaaagaaaatatGTGAAATTGGTGGATGAAGGTATACCTCTCGACTTGATAAGAACTTGAAatctctttcttctctctcgATTTTTCTTCAAACAACAGGGGTGTAGATAATATGGGAGCTCGAATTTTGGTGTATGATTGTAGGGAATAAAGATGGGAATTTGAAAAGATCTTGGAGTGGGGAGGGAGTAGTAGGCGTGTGATGTggaggaaggaagaagaaggaagactTTTCCATGGATTTATTTGACTTTGGGCTCAAGAAAGAAATATTCCATCCGAACCCTAAATTTTGTCATACTTTGACCagatatgaattttaaaaaatgtaatggaaaataagttgaaaaagttagtgaactttgtatttttatatattaattttataataaattgtgagtaagaatgagttagtgaaatatgaggtctaaaataaaaaatgataaaaaatgaaacgtgGCAACTTTTATGAGATGAacagaaatagaaaaagaaaatttcagggacggaaaagaatttgagaaaaaaGGTAAAACaagcatttatttatttattggtaCAAGCCCAATTGGtgcatttaattaattgaacaaaagactttaattattttagtgaACCTAAAATAATAACCACATTcacattatttatttcttttgaaAGTCCAAGGGACTTGGGAAATAACATGTTCCTATTTCCTTGAATTTTAAACTCGTCATTTCCCTTCgcaacaaacaaataattaatcatTCGGTGTTGTGCCAAGCATTAATTATTGAAGTAAAAATCACAATTATCATTTGATCACAATTATCACTTGATCATGAAGCAAGTGTTTATCAAGAAATTACTACTTGATCACG carries:
- the LOC121782180 gene encoding uncharacterized protein LOC121782180, whose protein sequence is MALLTFLPDKSEEAIKHPPKSKRKKRKQAAAAAKPPSSWDQFKNLLTCKQIADSKIHDPSKHHNIYSSCSSICTFRDANTRVVHRADNSPDGSSTAQETQLLSKKSAHGSSSRSAASARSAPRGIQLRKLSGCYECHAILDPARYPLPRTTICACSECGEVFPKLESLEHHQAVRHAVCELGAEDSSRNIVEIIFKSSWLKKDNPICKIDRILKVQNTQRTIQRFEDYRDAVKSRAAAAATKRSARCAADGNELLRFFSSTLTCSLGARGSSSLCAAIPACGVCTVIRHGFHGAKSAAGIRTTASSGRAHDSLASAGRRAMLVCRVIAGRVKRDPGEDDGDGDGDGTGSYDSVSGGAGVYSNMEELNVFSSRAILPCFVVIYKALE